The DNA sequence CTTGATCGTCTTAAAGTGTATCATGATCAAACTGAGCCGTTAATCGGTTACTATAAAGAGCAAGCTGCTAACAACTCTGCTATCAAATATATTACTGTAGATGGTACAGCTGATATTACTGATGTTGAAAAAGCCATTGTTTCAGGTTTAGCACAATAAATATCTTATGAAAAAAGATATTGCTCTTTATCTTGGTAGTGGTGGAGCACGCGGCTATGCACATATAGGTGTTATCCGTGAGCTAGAACGCCAGGGCTACAATATAAAGTTTATATCTGGTTCATCAATGGGTGCTCTCATTGGTGGGCTTTATGCTTCCGGAAAACTTGACATCTACGAAGAATGGGTTTTAAACCTTGACCCTATCGATATTCTTAAACTTGTTGATTTTAGTTTTAAAAAGGGTGGAGTTATTGAAGGTGAAAAAGTTTTTAATATCATAGCTGATATGATTGGAAATCCCAATATTGAAGAGTTATCTATCCCTTATGTTGCTGTTGCAACAGATATAAAATCAAAACAACCCTATTATTTTACAAAAGGCTCTCTAGTTGAAGCTATTCGTGCTTCAATAGCAATACCAACACTTTTTACACCTGTTATAAAAAATGAAATGGTGCTTGTTGATGGCGGGCTTTGTAATCCTCTAGGTATCATACAGCCTACTGATAGCAATCTTTATACTATTGCTGTAGATCTAAGTGGAGACAAAAATATAAACAAAGATTTTCAGCTGCAAAACAGTGATAAAAATAAATTTGTAAAAAAAATACATGATTTCTTTCAAGCAAAAAAAGTTGCAAGTCAAAAAATAAATTCTGTACAAATTATTCAAGATTCTATAGAAACAATGCAAAAAATAATCTCTGATGCACACTTAGAAAAAATAAAACCTGATTTAACAATCTTTATACCGGGAAATTTATGTCAGTTCTATGAGTTTCACAAAGCAGAAGAGGTGATCTACTACGGAACACAGTCTGCTAAATCCTCGCTTTTAAAGAGCTTTTCATAAATAACTTATATTGCAACTATTGTTTCAGAATTAGATAAATAGTATAATAAAAGTAGCCCGTTAGGGTTACTTTTTTCAGCGAGGTGTATTATGAAAACACTCTGCGATTTTAAACGTAGTGATATAGAAAGTCAGATTGACCATATCATTAAAATAGTTAGTAAACCAAAATTTATTTGTAAGAAATGTGCAAGGGTTGCAAAAGATAAAAAATATCTTTGCAAAGCAGAAGCGTTAATAGGGGAGAAGTAAAGTTATATTCTCGCTTTTAAAAAGCTTTCCATTTCAGAAACAATTTCATCGATAGTTCCTTCTCCGGAAATAACTTTCAGTAAATCTTTTTCTTTATAAAAATCACGAATCTCTTCAAGTGGACCCATATATACTTTCATACGGTTATTAAACACTTCTGTATTGTCATCTTCACCGCGAGCACGTCCAAGAACTCTGTCACGAGC is a window from the Sulfurimonas sp. C5 genome containing:
- a CDS encoding patatin-like phospholipase family protein, translated to MKKDIALYLGSGGARGYAHIGVIRELERQGYNIKFISGSSMGALIGGLYASGKLDIYEEWVLNLDPIDILKLVDFSFKKGGVIEGEKVFNIIADMIGNPNIEELSIPYVAVATDIKSKQPYYFTKGSLVEAIRASIAIPTLFTPVIKNEMVLVDGGLCNPLGIIQPTDSNLYTIAVDLSGDKNINKDFQLQNSDKNKFVKKIHDFFQAKKVASQKINSVQIIQDSIETMQKIISDAHLEKIKPDLTIFIPGNLCQFYEFHKAEEVIYYGTQSAKSSLLKSFS